The following coding sequences are from one Perognathus longimembris pacificus isolate PPM17 chromosome 13, ASM2315922v1, whole genome shotgun sequence window:
- the LOC125362122 gene encoding putative olfactory receptor 52P1, producing the protein MSSTIGQVTESPNHTHQDPSIFFLLGIPGLEQFHLWLSLPVCCLGTATIVGNITILVVVATEPTLHKPVYLFLCMLSTIDLAASFSTVPKLLAILWCGAGHISASACLAQMFFIHAFCMMESTVLLAMAFDRYVAICHPLRYATVLTDTIIARIGVVAMARGSLLMLPCPFLIGRLSFCQSHVIPHTYCEHMAVVKLACGDTRPNRVYGLTAALLVIGVDLFCIGLSYALIAQAVLRLSSREARSKALGTCGSHVCVILISYTPALFSFFTHRFGHHVPHHIHILLANVYLLFPPALNPVVYGVKTKEIRARVTRAFQRGQATRSKASK; encoded by the coding sequence ATGTCCAGCACGATTGGCCAGGTCACGGAATCTCCTAATCACACTCACCAGGATCCTTCCATCTTCTTTCTGCTGGGCATCCCAGGTCTGGAACAATTCCACCTGTGGCTCTCCCTCCCCGTGTGCTGCTTGGGCACAGCCACCATTGTGGGCAATATCACCATCCTTGTGGTTGTTGCCACTGAACCAACCTTGCACAAGCCtgtctaccttttcctgtgtatgCTTTCCACCATCGACTTAGCTGCCTCCTTCTCCACTGTCCCCAAACTACTGGCTATCCTCTGGTGTGGAGCTGGGCACATCTCTGCCTCTGCGTGCCTGGCCCAGATGTTCTTCATTCATGCCTTCTGCATGATGGAGTCCACTGTGCTGCTGGCCATGGCCTTTGACCGCTACGTGGCTATCTGCCACCCACTCCGCTACGCTACTGTACTGACCGATACCATCATTGCCCGCATCGGGGTGGTAGCCATGGCTCGAGGCTCCTTACTCATGCTCCCATGTCCCTTCCTCATTGGGCGTTTGAGCTTCTGCCAAAGTCATGTGATCCCCCACACATACTGCGAGCACATGGCTGTGGTGAAGCTGGCCTGCGGAGACACCAGGCCTAACCGTGTCTATGGGCTGACAGCCGCCCTGCTGGTCATTGGGGTTGACTTGTTCTGCATTGGCCTCTCCTACGCCCTCATCGCGCAAGCTGTCCTTCGCCTCTCATCCCGTGAAGCTCGATCCAAGGCCTTAGGGACCTGTGGCTCCCACGTCTGTGTCATCCTTATCTCTTACAcgccagccctcttttctttttttacacatCGCTTTGGCCACCACGTTCCACACCACATTCACATTCTCCTGGCCAATGTGTATCTGCTCTTCCCGCCTGCTCTTAACCCTGTAGTCTATGGAGTGAAGACTAAGGAGATCCGTGCAAGGGTTACCAGGGCATTTCAAAGGGGACAAGCAACACGGTCCAAGGCATCCAAATAA
- the LOC125362396 gene encoding LOW QUALITY PROTEIN: olfactory receptor 56B1-like (The sequence of the model RefSeq protein was modified relative to this genomic sequence to represent the inferred CDS: inserted 1 base in 1 codon), with translation MNKGSYNLYQILSLYCVYRFSRTQLENNAKENVSSSLKDFNISKLQVSEFILLGFPGIHSWQHWLSLPLALLYLSAIAANLLILITISXDPSLKQPMYLFLGILSVVDMGLATTIMPKILAIFWLDAKIISLPECFAQIYAIHCFVGMESGIFLCMAFDRYVAICHPLRYSSIVTNSLIVKATLFMVLRNGLLVIPVPVLASQRNSCSQNEIDHCLCSNLGVTSLACDDRRPDSICQLVLAWVGMGGDLSLIMVSYALILRAVLRLNSAEAVSKALSTCSSPLILLLFFYTVVVVVSVTHLAETRATLIPVLLNVLHNIIPPSLNPMVYALRTKELREGFREVLRRVSQKK, from the exons ATGAATAAAGGATCTTACAATTTGTACCAAATCCTGTCTTTATATTGTGTTTATAGGTTCTCTAGGACTCAACTAGAAAACAATGCAAAG GAGAATGTGTCTTCCTCACTCAAGGACTTCAATATCTCCAAGTTGCAGGTGTCTGAGTTCATTCTGCTGGGGTTCCCAGGCATTCACAGTTGGCAACACTGGCTCTCCCTGCCCCTGGCTCTGCTCTACCTTTCAGCAATAGCTGCAAACCTTCTCATCCTCATAACCATCT ATGACCCGTCTCTGAAGCAGCCTATGTACCTCTTCCTGGGGATTCTCTCTGTGGTGGACATGGGACTGGCCACCACCATCATGCCCAAGATCCTGGCCATCTTCTGGCTTGATGCTAAAATCATTAGTCTGCCAGAATGCTTTGCTCAGATTTATGCCATTCATTGCTTTGTTGGCATGGAGTCTGGGATCTTCCTCTGTATGGCATTTGATAGATATGTGGCTATATGTCACCCTCTCCGTTATTCATCAATTGTCACCAATTCTTTAATCGTCAAAGCAACCTTGTTTATGGTGCTTAGAAATGGCCTGCTTGTCATTCCAGTGCCTGTGCTTGCATCTCAGCGTAATTCTTGTTCCCAGAATGAAATTGACCATTGCCTCTGCTCTAACCTTGGAGTCACCAGCTTGGCTTGTGATGACAGAAGGCCAGATAGTATTTGCCAATTGGTCTTGGCATGGGTTGGAATGGGGGGTGACCTCAGTCTGATTATGGTGTCTTATGCCTTGATTCTGCGTGCTGTACTTAGACTCAACTCAGCTGAAGCTGTCTCCAAGGCGCTGAGCACTTGTAGCTCccctctcatcctcctcctcttcttctacaCTGTCGTGGTAGTGGTTTCAGTGACTCATCTGGCAGAGACCAGGGCTACTTTGATTCCAGTCCTACTCAATGTGCTACACAACatcatccctccttcccttaACCCTATGGTGTATGCACTGAGAACCAAAGAGCTTCGGGAAGGCTTCAGAGAGGTGTTACGTCGGGTCtcacaaaagaaatga